A region of the Atribacteraceae bacterium genome:
CTGTTCCTGGTGGGCGGTACCCCGGGGGTGATTTCAGTTCGAAAAGATTCACCATTTGAGGATTTTCAGCAGCTTCTCGATGCCGTCGCGGCCTCTCCGGGAGGACTGACTATAGCAACCTCCATCCCGGGATGTATCTGGAATATCCAGTATCTTACCCTGGAAAAATACGGAGGATATGATCTTGAGTTCATTCCTTATCCAGGGAGCCATCCATCCATCGTGGCGGCGTTGGCCGGAGAGATCGACGTGGTCTGGACCGGGCTCGGAGAACAATCCGAATTTCTAAAAGCGGGTGAATTACGGCCTCTGGCCATCTATGATACCAAGCCCCATGAGTTCGCCGGCATGACCATCCCGCCCATCACCGATTACGTACCAGAACTGGTTGAAATCATGCCTCTTTTGCAGTTTGTCGGATTTGGTCTCCCGTCCGATACGCCGCCTGAGATCTTGGAAAAAGTGACCGAAGCGTTTCATCAAGCGATGCAGAAGGAACCAGTACAACGGTTCGCCGAAACAGTCGCATCCACCCTTTACGGATATTCTGGAGAAAAAGCCCGAGAGCTGGCGAAGCGACAGCAGGCAATCTTTGCCTGGTTACTCTGGGAAGAAGGATTGGCCCGGGTGTCACCGGAAGAATTTGGGATCCCCAACCCCTTTGAATGAGAAGAGGTGATTTGTCCTGAAAGAGTCGGACAGCAAGAAGGAACTGCGAAAACACGACTTCGTCGCTTCACTTGTCTTGCTGGGGTTTGGGGCCTGGATGCTCGTTCAAAGCGTGAGGATGATTTTTGTGGATTTGCCGGGGGTGAAACGAGTGGGGTGGTTTATCGCCCCCGGCGTCTTTCCTTTTATCCTCTCGACTGGTATCGTGATCATGGCTCTTTCCCTCATGGTTACCACCC
Encoded here:
- a CDS encoding tripartite tricarboxylate transporter substrate binding protein, which gives rise to MIKKYVLGLLVALLMMSLSVGVAFGADWPTRPINIIVFSAAGGSTDLSNRAIAEAIKPYLGVEVVVSNMPGALGGTATAYVWSAPRDGYIWYGASEGFLGLAVLGAHHTTAEDWELFLVGGTPGVISVRKDSPFEDFQQLLDAVAASPGGLTIATSIPGCIWNIQYLTLEKYGGYDLEFIPYPGSHPSIVAALAGEIDVVWTGLGEQSEFLKAGELRPLAIYDTKPHEFAGMTIPPITDYVPELVEIMPLLQFVGFGLPSDTPPEILEKVTEAFHQAMQKEPVQRFAETVASTLYGYSGEKARELAKRQQAIFAWLLWEEGLARVSPEEFGIPNPFE